GATGTCGACATCGAAGGTTGGGAAATCCCTGCTTTCCGAGGTGGCGTTATTAAAAAAGCGGGCGAGCAACATATCACTTTCCATAATCACATCAATGATAACGAAGTAATTTACCGTTATCCGGTTATTCAATACAAACGTATAGGACGTCACCCTGCACTGATCTGTGTGGATTTTGGAGTGGATGAAGTGCATCATTTCTTCAACAACCGAAACCTTGATATAGAAGTCAGCGGGCGTAAACTTTGTCTACAGGTAAGCCACCTGAAAATGGACCGGTACAATTTACAGGTATGGGAAAAAAGCTTCTCGATGCACATCAGTCAATGGCTGGCGCTTAATCAGGATAATTATGCCAAATATATGGCTACCTC
Above is a window of Runella slithyformis DSM 19594 DNA encoding:
- a CDS encoding CRISPR-associated endonuclease Cas6, with the translated sequence MKNIRFLKVQFDVDIEGWEIPAFRGGVIKKAGEQHITFHNHINDNEVIYRYPVIQYKRIGRHPALICVDFGVDEVHHFFNNRNLDIEVSGRKLCLQVSHLKMDRYNLQVWEKSFSMHISQWLALNQDNYAKYMATSDELSRLTLLENTLKANIISFAKGIGWDVDRPISLRIDSIEKVRPVTFKEQKLLAFDVTFRTNVFLPDYLGLGKGVSLGFGTVRQIRK